One genomic region from Mytilus trossulus isolate FHL-02 chromosome 9, PNRI_Mtr1.1.1.hap1, whole genome shotgun sequence encodes:
- the LOC134683517 gene encoding low-density lipoprotein receptor-related protein 4-like: MEVQVWLCMCLLIHYTLHASCYSGKLLFSTFSRIMEFDFDTYSATVLLELGSTSKYAIDYDYQNRYIYFPRYSYDDIVRFAYPSSNTTLQTVVQSTSYPSGIAVDSTNDHLYWVDDYRGQLSRCNIDGSNVTVLSTFINPWVDLYR; encoded by the exons ATGGAGGTACAAGTTTGGTTGTGTATGTGTCTCTTAATTCATTACACACTGCATGCATCAT GTTATTCgggaaaacttttgttttcaacctTCTCTCgaataatggaatttgatttCGATACCTATAGTGCTACTGTACTGTTAGAGCTAGGAAGTACTTCTAAGTATGCTATAGACTATGATTACCAAAatagatacatttattttccaAGATACAGTTATGATGACATCGTTCG aTTTGCTTATCCCTCAAGCAATACAACATTACAGACAGTTGTCCAGTCAACGTCATATCCATCAGGAATAGCTGTTGATTCAACTAATGATCATCTCTACTGGGTTGATGATTATAGAGGCCAACTCTCAAGATGCAATATAGATGGAAGCAATGTAACTGTGCTATCAACTTTTATCAATCCTTGG GTGGATTTATATAGATGA